The Kineothrix sp. IPX-CK genomic interval CTGATCAGGAAATAGAATACCGCACTGGCAGTGATGAATTCTTTGCTATTGAATTAAAAGCCAGTCATAAGGTGATCGGTAACGTTTATTTAGGAAAAAGGGATTTCAATGCGAAGGAGCTCGGATATGTCCTTAACGAGAACTATCAAAACCAAGGATATGGAACGGAAGCTTGCACGGCGGCGATTAACTACACTTTTGCCCATGGTATTCATAGAATCTTTGCTGAATGCGCACCCGGGAATGTGCCATCATGGAAATTGATGGAGAAGTGCGGACTCAAGAAGGAAGCACATTTTATAAAAAATATTTCTTTTCATAATGATGAGCAGGGCAGGCCTATTTACTGGGATACCTATGTATATGCCATTTTAAATCAGGATGAAGGCCGACTTAAAAGATAAAAGTGTCATTATGTTTACTCACGG includes:
- a CDS encoding GNAT family protein — translated: MKIETQRLIVRNFELRDKEDLCEYMLQRVRAEFESYPDFTVQKADQEIEYRTGSDEFFAIELKASHKVIGNVYLGKRDFNAKELGYVLNENYQNQGYGTEACTAAINYTFAHGIHRIFAECAPGNVPSWKLMEKCGLKKEAHFIKNISFHNDEQGRPIYWDTYVYAILNQDEGRLKR